The following proteins are co-located in the Silene latifolia isolate original U9 population chromosome 1, ASM4854445v1, whole genome shotgun sequence genome:
- the LOC141600862 gene encoding phospholipid-transporting ATPase 1-like has product MEQITPPASFEITGTTSRVQDKLRKSQALYCKSGPLDENIFCDQSPRLVYVGDPKRTNERFEFCSNEIRTSKYTMLNFLPKNLFIQFHRVAYLYFLAIAALNQLPPLAVFGRTVSLFPLLFVLSVTAIKDGYEDWRRHGSDRNENNREALVLQSGLFENKKWKHIQAGEIVKIFADETIACDMVLVGTSDPSGIAYIQTMNLDGESNLKTRYARQETALVVAEEGINSGLIRCEQPNRNIYEFTANMEFGGHKFPLSQSNIILRGCQLKNTEWAIGVVVYTGQETKAMLNSAASPAKRSKLESHMNRETLWLSVFLLTMCSVVALGMGLWLERHKEQLDTLPYYRKRYFTTGRNARKLYKYYGIPMETFFSFLSSVIIFQIMIPISLYITMELVRLGQSYFMIGDKHMYDSSSDSRFQCRSLNINEDLGQIRYIFSDKTGTLTQNKMEFRTASIYGKKYGTFSSAVASPSDMSVSGVPGMAFVPRKRWELKSPVDVDFLLSELLHKNSDRDDRIAAHEFFLTLAACNTVIPILNQSISLGSLSHSFELDAEAIDYQGESPDEQALVAAASAYGYTLFQRTSGHIVIDINGEKLRLDVLGLHEFDSVRKRMSVVIRFPDNSVKVLVKGADTSMFSILAKGLDGNDNIQTETQNHLSEYSSLGLRTLVLAARDLTDAELEDWQQKYEDASTSLSDRSAKMRQTATLIECNLRLLGATGIEDKLQDGVPEAIESLRQAGIKVWVLTGDKQETAISIGLSCRLLTTDMQQIIINGTSEQECRNLLAEAKSKYLVTSECSGGQSLKLKKEAASDYLEIPNDTASVNFESWNPEEDMSSSSLALIIDGNSLVYILEKDLESDLFDLATSCKVVICCRVAPLQKAGIVDLIKNRTDDLTLAIGDGANDVSMIQMADVGVGICGQEGRQAVMASDFAMGQFRFLKRLLLVHGHWNYQRVGYLVLYNFYRNAVFVLMLFWYILCTAFSATQALTDWSSVLYSVIYTSIPTMVVGVLDKDLSHKTLLQHPKLYGAGHRQESYNLQLFWLTMLDTLWQSLVLFYIPLYTYKDSTLDIWSLGSLWTISVVLLVNMHLAMDIQRWVFLTHVAVWGSIAITYACMIVLDSIPIFPNYWTIYHLAASPTYWLTILLILIVALLPRFLYKVVYEMFWPSDIQIAREAESIRKQKKLEEKLDHSS; this is encoded by the exons ATGGAACAAATAACGCCGCCTGCAAGTTTTGAGATAACTGGTACTACATCTAGGGTGCAGGATAAATTGAGAAAGTCTCAGGCCCTTTATTGTAAGAGTGGGCCGTTGGATGAAAATATTTTTTGTGATCAGAGTCCTAGATTAGTATATGTTGGTGATCCAAAGAGAACAAATGAGAGGTTTGAGTTTTGTAGCAATGAGATCAGGACGAGCAAATATACCATGCTGAACTTCTTGCCGAAGAATCTTTTCATTCAATTCCATCGGGTTGCTTATTTGTATTTCCTAGCTATAGCTGCTCTCAATCAACTTCCTCCTCTTGCTGTCTTTGGAAGGACAGTGTCTCTATTCCCTCTCTTGTTTGTGTTGAGCGTTACTGCTATAAAGGATGGATATGAAGACTGGCGAAGGCATGGATCAGACAGGAATGAGAATAATAGAGAGGCTCTCGTGCTTCAATCGGGACTGTTTGAGAACAAGAAGTGGAAGCATATTCAGGCTGGTGAGATTGTAAAGATATTTGCTGATGAGACAATTGCTTGTGACATGGTCCTGGTGGGAACTAGCGATCCTAGTGGCATTGCCTACATTCAGACGATGAATTTGGATGGTGAATCCAATCTGAAGACAAGGTATGCGAGGCAAGAAACAGCATTGGTTGTTGCAGAAGAAGGGATAAATTCAGGGCTTATCAGATGCGAACAGCCGAATAGAAATATTTACGAGTTCACTGCCAATATGGAGTTCGGAGGCCATAAGTTTCCTCTCAGTCAGTCAAACATCATTCTACGTGGTTGTCAGCTCAAGAACACAGAATGGGCAATTGGTGTTGTTGTCTATACTGGTCAGGAGACGAAAGCGATGCTAAATAGTGCCGCGTCCCCCGCTAAAAGAAGCAAGTTGGAAAGTCATATGAATAGGGAAACTCTATGGTTGTCGGTTTTTCTCTTAACAATGTGTTCAGTTGTAGCTCTAGGCATGGGCCTTTGGCTTGAGCGTCACAAGGAGCAGCTTGATACATTACCTTATTACAGAAAAAGATATTTTACTACTGGAAGAAACGCTCGAAAACTGTACAAATACTATGGAATTCCCATGGagactttcttttcttttctgagTTCCGTTATAATCTTCCAGATAATGATCCCAATCTCACTTTATATCACGATGGAGTTGGTTCGGCTCGGGCAATCATACTTCATGATAGGAGACAAACATATGTATGACAGCAGTAGCGACTCTAGGTTTCAATGTAGATCTTTGAACATAAATGAGGACTTGGGTCAAATCAGATATATATTCTCTGACAAGACAGGAACACTTACTCAAAACAAAATGGAGTTTAGAACAGCTAGTATATATGGAAAAAAATATGGAACTTTCTCATCTGCTGTTGCTTCTCCATCAGATATGAGTGTATCAG GAGTTCCTGGAATGGCATTTGTGCCTAGAAAGAGATGGGAGCTTAAATCACCAGTTGATGTTGATTTTCTACTTTCAGAGCTATTGCATAAAAACTCAGATAGAGATGACAGAATAGCAGCTCATGAGTTTTTCTTGACATTAGCTGCATGTAACACAGTTATTCCTATTCTCAATCAAAGCATATCTCTTGGCTCTTTAAGTCACAGCTTTGAATTGGATGCTGAAGCAATTGACTACCAGGGTGAATCTCCTGATGAGCAAGCCCTTGTTGCCGCAGCTTCTGCTTACGGGTACACCCTCTTTCAGCGCACCTCTGGGCATATTGTAATTGATATCAACGGAGAGAAGCTAAG GCTGGATGTGTTGGGTCTGCATGAATTTGATAGCGTCAGAAAAAGGATGTCAGTTGTAATCAGATTTCCTGACAATTCTGTCAAAGTTCTTGTCAAAGGTGCTGATACGTCAATGTTTTCTATCTTGGCCAAAGGCTTGGATGGCAACGATAATATCCAAACTGAAACTCAAAATCATCTCTCCGAATATTCATCTCTTGGTTTGCGGACATTGGTTTTGGCTGCAAGAGATCTAACAGACGCTGAGCTTGAAGATTGGCAACAAAAGTACGAGGATGCTAGCACATCTTTGAGCGACAGATCTGCTAAAATGCGTCAAACAGCAACTCTAATAGAATGTAACTTGAGACTACTTGGGGCTACTGGCATTGAGGACAAGTTACAAGATGGTGTACCTGAAGCCATTGAGTCCCTCCGACAGGCGGGAATCAAGGTTTGGGTTTTAACTGGTGATAAGCAGGAGACTGCAATCTCCATTGGACTATCTTGCAGACTCTTGACAACTGATATGCAGCAGATCATCATTAATGGGACTTCCGAGCAAGAGTGCAGAAATCTCTTAGCTGAGGCAAAATCCAAGTATTTAGTCACATCAGAGTGCAGTGGTGGTCAGAGTTTGAAACTGAAAAAGGAGGCTGCAAGTGATTATCTTGAAATTCCTAATGATACAGCCAGCGTTAATTTCGAATCATGGAACCCAGAGGAAGATATGTCAAGTTCTTCTTTGGCACTAATTATAGATGGCAATAGCTTGGTTTACATTCTTGAGAAAGATCTTGAATCAGAT CTTTTTGATCTTGCAACGTCCTGTAAAGTTGTGATTTGCTGCCGGGTGGCACCTTTGCAGAAAGCTGGGATCGTTGACTTAATTAAAAATCGTACTGATGATTTGACATTGGCTATTGGTGATG GTGCGAATGATGTCTCAATGATTCAAATGGCGGATGTTGGGGTTGGAATCTGTGGTCAAGAAGGACGCCAGGCAGTGATGGCGTCAGACTTTGCTATGGGTCAATTCCGTTTTTTAAAAAGATTATTACTGGTGCATGGCCATTGGAATTATCAGCGTGTTGGTTATTTGGTTCTATACAACTTCTACAGAAATGCGGTTTTTGTACTCATGTTATTCTG GTATATATTATGCACGGCTTTCTCAGCAACTCAGGCGTTGACTGATTGGAGCAGCGTACTATATTCAGTTATCTATACTTCCATACCTACTATGGTTGTTGGTGTTCTGGACAAGGACTTAAGTCATAAGACATTGCTTCAACATCCAAAGCTCTATGGTGCAGGACACAGACAAGAGAGCTACAATTTACAGCTATTTTGGTTAACAATGCTCGACACCTTGTGGCAGAGTCTTGTTCTCTTTTACATTCCATTGTATACTTACAAGGACAGCACCCTTGACATTTGGAGTTTAGGAAGTTTGTGGACAATATCTGTAGTACTCCTTGTGAATATGCACTTGGCCATGGATATTCAGCGCTGGGTGTTTCTCACTCATGTTGCTGTATGGGGATCAATAGCTATCACATATGCCTGTATGATTGTGCTGGATTCTATACCTATATTTCCTAACTACTG GACTATTTATCACCTTGCAGCTTCACCTACCTATTGGCTAACCATTCTACTAATCTTGATCGTTGCTTTGCTTCCTCGCTTTCTCTACAAAGTTGTATATGAAATGTTTTGGCCGTCAGATATTCAGATAGCTAGGGAAGCCGAGTCAATTAGGAAGCAGAAAAAATTGGAGGAGAAACTAGATCATTCCAGCTGA